One stretch of Chloroflexota bacterium DNA includes these proteins:
- a CDS encoding SUMF1/EgtB/PvdO family nonheme iron enzyme, whose protein sequence is MRNAILTLGLVAVLLASCTPVDLNAPLPTYETGVDPNAWVQIPEGEFHFGQHEDIETTGAYEIMVTNVTVSQYAEYLNAALADGSVKLVDDEIVGFYPGDVFRGAEHEEEIKEGDWIFIPLNDPSQRVEFDGSTFSAQPDYANHPMTMVSWFGAWGYCGYYETRLPTEMEWEKAGRGEDERPFPWGEEIARENANFYASRDPFENMGSYGSRTSPVGFYNGQKYGDYQTLDSASPYGLYDMAGNVWQWTGNVYEEMHYRFMRGGSKDTYEMDLRLWVRNNATPTYTSPGVGFRCVQDQ, encoded by the coding sequence TGCCCCATTGCCCACCTATGAGACGGGCGTGGACCCCAATGCCTGGGTACAAATACCAGAGGGGGAATTCCATTTTGGTCAGCACGAAGATATAGAAACCACCGGGGCCTATGAGATCATGGTCACCAACGTGACCGTCAGCCAATACGCCGAATATCTCAACGCAGCTCTGGCAGATGGCTCCGTCAAACTTGTAGACGATGAGATCGTTGGCTTTTACCCAGGCGATGTATTTCGCGGTGCCGAACACGAGGAAGAAATCAAAGAGGGAGATTGGATCTTCATCCCGCTGAATGACCCTTCCCAACGGGTTGAATTTGATGGTTCCACCTTCAGCGCCCAACCTGATTATGCGAATCACCCCATGACAATGGTCTCGTGGTTTGGAGCCTGGGGTTACTGCGGCTACTACGAAACCCGCCTGCCCACTGAAATGGAATGGGAGAAAGCCGGCCGCGGCGAAGATGAGCGTCCCTTCCCCTGGGGCGAAGAAATAGCGCGCGAAAACGCCAACTTCTACGCCAGCCGCGACCCCTTTGAAAATATGGGTAGTTACGGCTCGCGTACCTCCCCGGTGGGCTTCTACAACGGCCAGAAATATGGCGATTACCAGACCCTCGACTCGGCCTCACCCTACGGCTTGTACGATATGGCCGGCAACGTCTGGCAGTGGACCGGCAACGTCTACGAAGAGATGCATTACCGGTTCATGCGCGGCGGTTCAAAAGATACCTACGAAATGGACTTGCGCCTGTGGGTACGCAATAACGCTACCCCCACGTATACCAGCCCCGGGGTCGGGTTCCGCTGTGTTCAAGATCAGTAA